A DNA window from Motilibacter rhizosphaerae contains the following coding sequences:
- a CDS encoding DUF2530 domain-containing protein gives MTLPEPPPADTSATPGLLPLDVDGVGVVTAGTVLWAVALVVLLPFSRTLVHHGHGWWIGMCAAGTVLGCFGIWYCRRRRVRGWAGR, from the coding sequence ATGACCCTGCCCGAGCCGCCCCCCGCAGACACGTCCGCCACGCCGGGACTGCTCCCGCTCGACGTCGACGGGGTCGGCGTCGTCACCGCCGGCACCGTGCTGTGGGCCGTGGCGCTGGTCGTCCTGCTGCCGTTCAGCCGCACCCTCGTGCACCACGGGCACGGCTGGTGGATCGGCATGTGCGCCGCCGGGACGGTGCTGGGGTGCTTCGGGATCTGGTACTGCCGCCGCCGGCGCGTACGCGGCTGGGCCGGCCGCTGA